In Xiphophorus hellerii strain 12219 chromosome 4, Xiphophorus_hellerii-4.1, whole genome shotgun sequence, a single genomic region encodes these proteins:
- the dhcr7 gene encoding 7-dehydrocholesterol reductase — translation MESTRRRPQHHANGKGSEAVEKSAQWGRAWEVDWFSLISVVGLLCFAPFIVFYFVMACDQYECSISQPLLELCQGKATLLSIWARAPSFTWTAAKLYAIWVSFQVFLYMCIPDVTHKFIPGYVGGVQDGARTPAGFINKYEINGLQCWIITHALWFANANYFHWFSPTIIFDNWIPLLWCTNILGYAVSTFAFVKAYLFPTNAEDCKFTGNIFYNYMMGIEFNPRIGKWFDFKLFFNGRPGIVAWTLINLSYMAKQQELYGHVTNSMMLVNVLQGIYVLDFFWNEAWYLKTIDICHDHFGWYLGWGDCVWLPYLYTLQGLYLVYHPVQLSDTHAVAVLLLGLVGYYIFRSTNHQKDLFRRTEGACSIWGRKPTYIECSYLSADGRSHRSKLLTSGFWGVARHFNYTGDLMGSLAYCAACGFGHILPYFYIVYMTILLVHRCVRDEHRCSSKYGKDWRRYTDTVPHRLIPGLF, via the exons ATGGAGTCCACAAGGAGGCGCCCTCAGCACCATGCCAATGGGAAAGGGTCTGAAGCTGTGGAGAAGTCAGCACAGTGGGGAAGAGCATG GGAGGTGGACTGGTTTTCCCTGATCAGTGTCGTCGGCCTCCTTTGCTTCGCTCCCTTCATCGTCTTTTACTTTGTGATGGCCTGCGATCAGTACGAGTGCTCCATCAGTCAGCCTCTGTTAGAGCTGTGCCAGGGAAAGGCAACCTTGCTGTCCATCTGGGCCCGGGCCCCCTCCTTCACTTGGACTGCTGCTAAGCTATATGCCATCTGGGTGAGCTTTCAG GTGTTTCTCTACATGTGTATTCCTGACGTCACCCATAAGTTTATTCCGGGCTACGTGGGTGGAGTGCAGGATGGAGCTCGTACCCCTGCTG GTTTTATTAACAAGTATGAGATCAACGGCCTGCAGTGTTGGATCATCACCCATGCTCTGTGGTTTGCAAATGCCAATTATTTCCACTGGTTTTCTCCTACCATTATATTTGACAACTGGATCCCCCTGTTATGGTGTACCAATATACTGGGCTATGCTGTGTCTACCTTTGCCTTTGTAAAGGCCTACCTGTTCCCCACCAATGCTGAGGACTG CAAGTTTACAGGGAACATATTTTATAACTACATGATGGGGATAGAGTTCAACCCTCGCATCGGCAAGTGGTTCGACTTCAAGCTGTTCTTCAATGGCAGGCCTGGCATCGTCGCCTGGACCCTGATTAATCTGTCTTACATGGCCAAGCAGCAAGAGCTGTACGGTCACGTCACCAACTCCATGATGCTGGTCAACGTGCTGCAG GGGATTTATGTGCTGGATTTCTTCTGGAATGAGGCGTGGTACCTGAAGACCATTGATATCTGCCATGACCACTTTGGGTGGTATCTAGGCTGGGGGGACTGTGTGTGGCTGCCGTACCTCTACACCCtgcag GGCCTGTACCTGGTGTACCATCCGGTCCAACTATCAGACACTCACGCCGTCGCCGTACTGTTGCTCGGTCTCGTTGGGTATTACATTTTCCGCTCCACCAACCATCAGAAAGATCTGTTCCGCCGCACAGAGGGCGCCTGCTCCATCTGGGGGCGTAAACCCACCTACATTGAGTGTTCGTACCTGTCCGCCGACGGCCGCAGCCACCGCAGCAAGCTTCTGACCTCGGGGTTCTGGGGAGTGGCGCGTCACTTCAACTACACTGGCGACCTGATGGGTTCTTTGGCTTACTGTGCCGCCTGTGGCTTTGGCCACATTCTTCCATACTTCTACATTGTTTACATGACCATCCTGCTGGTCCACCGCTGTGTGCGAGACGAACACCGCTGCAGCAGCAAGTACGGGAAAGACTGGAGACGTTACACCGACACAGTGCCTCACAGGCTGATTCCTGGACTGTTTTAa